The following proteins are encoded in a genomic region of Drosophila willistoni isolate 14030-0811.24 chromosome 3R, UCI_dwil_1.1, whole genome shotgun sequence:
- the LOC6649531 gene encoding histidine-rich protein PFHRP-II, with translation MKSFLLAAAFLVSAVSGSWHGAVSTQYQHLDPHSHTYSYGYADPNSQKHETRSHDGTTHGSYSYVDGHGHLQSVSYTADPHHGFNAVGTNLPKAPLAHGAPVYAAAHAHSAYVPYAHHAHGIHIPVLTHGGVPVDTPEVQHAKAAHAAAHAAAAHNAGGHHLYKRSIYGGPWAYGGAAHVPLTHGGVPVDTPDVQAAKAEHYAAHAKALGHVAHGHGAPVDTAEVQHAKAAHFAAHAAARSGHAIAPIAHGGYHVPVIHNGVPVDTPEVQHAKAAHYAAVSQASSHASSHSSWDGGYDGQYDGRWDGGHDSHAHSYASGYAHKGPIHIPVIHNGVPVEPAEVQHARAAHLNALAAASHGSHGGSHGGYYGGGGGAHEDDGQYHAHYDHY, from the exons ATGAAGTCATTC TTGCTTGCTGCCGCCTTCCTCGTCTCGGCAGTGTCCGGCTCGTGGCATGGTGCCGTCTCCACACAATACCAACATTTGGATCCCCACAGTCATACCTACTCCTACGGCTATGCTGATCCCAATTCGCAAAAGCATGAGACACGCTCTCATGATGGCACCACTCATGGCTCCTATTCCTATGTAGATGGACACGGTCATTTGCAATCTGTTTCGTATACCGCCGATCCTCATCATGGCTTCAATGCTGTTGGCACCAACTTGCCAAAGGCTCCCCTCGCCCATGGTGCTCCAGTCTACGCTGCAGCTCATGCCCATTCCGCCTATGTGCCATATGCTCATCACGCTCATGGCATTCACATTCCCGTTCTGACCCACGGAGGAGTCCCAGTAGATACTCCCGAAGTGCAACACGCCAAGGCTGCCCATGCTGCTGCtcatgctgctgctgcccacAACGCTGGAGGTCATCATTTGTACAAGCGTTCGATTTATGGCGGTCCCTGGGCCTATGGCGGCGCCGCTCATGTGCCACTTACCCATGGTGGAGTTCCAGTAGACACCCCCGATGTACAAGCTGCCAAGGCCGAACATTATGCTGCCCACGCCAAGGCTCTGGGTCATGTTGCCCACGGACATGGTGCTCCCGTTGACACAGCTGAGGTACAACACGCCAAGGCCGCTCATTTCGCTGCCCATGCCGCTGCCCGATCGGGTCATGCCATTGCCCCAATTGCCCACGGTGGCTACCATGTGCCAGTGATCCACAACGGAGTCCCAGTCGATACCCCCGAAGTGCAGCATGCTAAGGCCGCCCACTACGCCGCCGTCTCACAGGCTTCTTCCCATGCCAGCTCGCACAGCTCCTGGGATGGTGGCTACGATGGCCAGTACGATGGTCGCTGGGATGGCGGTCACGACAGCCATGCCCACAGCTATGCCAGCGGTTATGCGCATAAGGGTCCCATTCACATTCCCGTCATCCACAACGGTGTTCCCGTGGAGCCTGCTGAGGTGCAACACGCTCGTGCCGCGCATCTGAACGCTCTTGCCGCTGCCAGCCATGGTAGCCACGGTGGCTCCCACGGTGGTTACtacggtggtggtggtggagctCATGAGGATGATGGCCAGTACCATGCGCACTACGATCACTACTAA
- the LOC6649387 gene encoding odorant receptor 67a, which produces MKLFGKELSKLFNREMKTKRLYAEFKDFVRLPLFFYHIIGFNPYAEDKKDGRSSNNWLWILFFIHMGALNFVLGCEIIFAIDQFMNGSFVVACETLGYIGFVAVSDLKIIAVYFRRATLSNLVHQMDSIFPKNHEHKDYDVSRYLTRCRLLTKSFSVLYIVLISLYNMVAYFQYVIDRYIQNSPDAERTMPYVPNVPWNWHNSNWGFYGTYFLQSWAACVSSVGHISADLMIFSVEIQVLMHFDYLSKSLLEFPIQAENGANIEGANRDLSKLQHLIAYHNKILGLIDLINEVFGRPLLLNFLTSSVVVCLVGFQMTIVLSPEQVVKLTLYLISANVEIYLICYFSQLLIEASGGVALAVYDMNWTIADHRVRKMLVLVAQRAQKPVFLKATVFLDISMETMSTFLRMSYKFFCAIRTMYQ; this is translated from the exons ATGAAGCTCTTTGGAAAGGAATTGTCAAAGTTGTTCAATCGGGAGATGAAAACTAAAAGATTGTATGCGGAATTTAAGGACTTTGTGAGATTGCCTCTGTTTTTCTATCACATAATTGGCTTCAATCCCTATGCAGAAGACAAGAAAGATGGACGATCCAGTAACAATTGGCTTTGGATATTATTCTTTATCCATATGGGTGCATTGAATTTTGTGCTGGGTTGCGAAATTATCTTTGCTATTGATCAATTTATGAACGGAAGTTTTGTGGTTGCTTGCGAAACCTTGGGATACATTGGATTCGTTGCTGTGTCTGATCTTAAGATCATTGCCGTCTATTTTCGTCGAGCAACTTTGAGTAATCTTGTTCATCAGATGGATTCGATATTTCCCAAAAACCACGAGCATAAAGATTATGATGTTAGTCGGTATCTAACACGTTGTCGGCTGCTCACAAAAAGCTTTAGTGTGCTTTATATTGTTCTTATATCCCTCTACAATATGGTCGCATATTTTCAATATGTTATAGATCGTTATATTCAAAACTCACCGGATGCTGAGCGAACGATGCCCTATGTGCCAAATGTACCATGGAATTGGCATAATAGTAATTGGGGATTCTATGGGACTTATTTCCTACAGTCATGGGCAGCTTGTGTATCCTCAGTGGGTCATATATCTGCCgatttaatgattttttctGTAGAAATTCAAGTCCTTATGCACTTTGATTATCTTTCGAAGAGTCTGCTAGAGTTTCCCATACAGGCTGAAAATGGTGCCAATATCGAAGGAGCGAATAGAGACTTGTCGAAGTTGCAGCATCTAATTGCGTATCACAATAAAATTCTAGG TCTTATCGATTTGATAAACGAGGTATTCGGTCGACCATTGTTGCTTAATTTCTTAACCTCTTCGGTGGTCGTGTGCTTGGTGGGCTTTCAGATGACCATTGTTCTAAGTCCTGAACAAGTTGTAAAGCTCACTCTCTACTTGATCTCGGCCAATGTTGAAATATATCTAATTTGTTACTTTAGTCAGTTATTAATCGAAGCG agcGGTGGAGTGGCCCTTGCTGTATATGATATGAATTGGACCATAGCAGATCATCGTGTTCGCAAAATGCTTGTCCTTGTGGCTCAGCGTGCTCAGAAGCCTGTCTTTTTGAAAGCCACCGTTTTCTTGGATATTTCCATGGAAACCATGAGCACG TTTCTAAGAATGTCGTACAAGTTCTTTTGTGCCATACGAACCATGTATCAGTGA